From Chrysemys picta bellii isolate R12L10 chromosome 1, ASM1138683v2, whole genome shotgun sequence:
ttttaaaactttaactcttattgaaggccagccttctgatgcttgggcgatcatctggggtggagtgactgggtggacggaggcccccccaccgtgttcttgggcgtctgggtgaggaggctatggaacttggggaggagggctgttggttacacaggggctgtagcggcggtctctgctcctgctgcctttcctgcaactcaaccatacgctcgagcatatcagtttgatgctccagcagacggagcattgcctcttgccgtctgtctgcaagctgacgccacctatcgtcttcagcccgccacttgctctgttcttcccgcgattcagcccgccacctctcctctcgttcatattgggcttttctcatctccgtcattgactgcctccacggattctgctgtgctctatcagcctgggcggacatctgcagctccgtgaacatctcgtccctcgtcctacgttttctctttctaatgttcacgagcctctgcgaaggagaaacatttgcagctggtggaggagaagggagaggtggttaaaaaagacacattttagagaacaatgggtacactctttcattacaaggtcgcatatttcggcttgcaggcagccatcgtaggccacagtgttttggcttttttaaccttcttaacatgcgggaaaggttgcaaacagcagcgcatttcccatatcaaggatgaattgggttgtccatctaaaatggggtttcaatgtaaaaggagggggctgcggtttcccggttaacatgcggcacaaacacaagtaaacccccccccacacacacacgattctctgggatgatcacttcacccctccccccaccgcgtggttaacagcggggaacatttctggtcagaagagcaggaacgggcgcctctgaatgtccccttaataaaatcaccccatttcaaccaggagagctttctggagatgtccctggaggatttccgctccatccccatacacgttaacagacttttccagcagatgtactggctgcgattgccagggcaaagtaatcattaaacacgcttgctttttttttgtaatgtttacaaatagttacaaagttacactcaccagaggtctcctgtgtgccctgagggtcttgggtgagttcgggggttactggttccaggtccagggtcacaaacatatcctggctgttggggaaaccggtttctccgcttccttgctgctgtgagctacctacagtacctccatcgtcatcttcctcgttccccgaacagtcttccctgtgtgtttctccagtgagagagtcatagcacacggttggggtagtggtggctgcaccccctaggatcgcatgcagctccgcgtagtagcggcaagtttgcggctctgccccggaccttccgtttgcttctctggctttgtggtaagcttgccgtagctccttaattttcacgcggcactgctgtgtgtccctgttatggcctcggtccttcatggccttggagatcttttctaatacttttccatttcttttactgctacggagttcagctatcactgcttcatctccccatatggcgagcagatctcgtacctcccgttcggtccatgctggagctcttttgcgatcctgggaggactccatcacggttacctgtgctgatgagctctgcggggtcacctgtgctctctacgctgggcaaacaggaaatgaaattcaaaccttcgcgggtcttttcctgtctacctggtcagtgcatctgagttgagagtgctgtccagagcggtcacaatgaagcactgtgggatagctcccggaggccaataacgtcgaattccgtccacactaccccaattccgacccacaaagaccggttttatcgctaatcccctcgtcagaggtggtgtaaagaaaccggtttaaaggaccctttaagtcgaaagaaagggcttcgttgtgtggacgtgtccaggcttaattcggtttaacgccgctaaagtcgacctaaacccgtagtgtagaccaggcctaagtatctTCTTTAAGTCCTCAAATGGTTGACACAGACTGGCCGTATTTGACAGGCAGATGGCCTCTGTTCTCTTAAATATTTCTCCAGATGACAATAACTGGTGCATTGAGTGCACCAATTATTATATGAGGAAACCATTCATTTATGTAATTCGTTAGTGATGCAGTCAACATGATCAGACAGTCAGAACCTAAACTCAGTATATTGTTTGACTTATTATTTATCTCTGCTGATGCACTCTTTTATTTATGCTTTGGAAAGACTTGTTTAAACCAGGAAACGTTACTCGGCTGgtttttgggggtgaggggggttaTGCTTTTTAACCGTATGTAATCTAGAGTTTGAAGTTTGCTACTTTCAGAATTGAGAAAAGGAAGGTTGAATTCTTAGTTTGTGGC
This genomic window contains:
- the LOC135977061 gene encoding mediator of RNA polymerase II transcription subunit 15-like, with amino-acid sequence MESSQDRKRAPAWTEREVRDLLAIWGDEAVIAELRSSKRNGKVLEKISKAMKDRGHNRDTQQCRVKIKELRQAYHKAREANGRSGAEPQTCRYYAELHAILGGAATTTPTVCYDSLTGETHREDCSGNEEDDDGGTVGSSQQQGSGETGFPNSQDMFVTLDLEPVTPELTQDPQGTQETSAANVSPSQRLVNIRKRKRRTRDEMFTELQMSAQADRAQQNPWRQSMTEMRKAQYEREERWRAESREEQSKWRAEDDRWRQLADRRQEAMLRLLEHQTDMLERMVELQERQQEQRPPLQPLCNQQPSSPSSIASSPRRPRTRWGGLRPPSHSTPDDRPSIRRLAFNKS